Within the Saccharopolyspora gloriosae genome, the region GGGGGTCGTTGGGGACGGCGTTGCGGTTGACGGTGATGCCGATGTCGTGGAGGCGGTCTTCGGCTTGTTTGCCGTCGAGTTCGGAGTTGCGGAGGTCGACGAGCACGAGGTGGACGTCGGTGCCGCCGGAGACCAGGGACACGCCTGCTTGGGCGGTGTCGTCGGCGAGGAGTCGTTCGGCGAGGATGCGGGCGCCTTCGACGGTGCGGCGCTGGCGGTCGGCGAACTCGGGGGTCTGGGCGATCTTGAACAGGACTGCTTTGCCTGCGATGACGTGTTCGAGGGGGCCGCCCTGCTGGCCGGGGAACACCGCGGAGTTGAACTTCTTCGCGAATTCGTCGCTGGTGGACAGGATCACGCCGCCGCGGGGGCCGCCGAGGGTTTTGTGCGTGGTGGTGGTGACCACGTGGGCGTGGGGCAGCGGTGAGGGGTGCAGGCCGGCGGCGACGAGTCCGGCGAAGTGGGCCATGTCGACCATGAGGTAGGCGCCGACTTCGTCGGCGATCTCGCGGAAGCGGGCGAAGTCGAGCTGGCGCGGGTAGGCCGACCAGCCCGCGACGATCAGCTGGGGGCGGTTCTCGCGGGCGAGGCGGGCGACTTCGTCCATGTCGACGCGGTGGTCGTCTTCGCGGACGTGGTAGGGCACCACGTTGTAGAGCTTGCCGGAGAAGTTGATTTTCATGCCGTGCGTGAGGTGCCCGCCGTGGGCGAGGTCCAGGCCCATGATGGTGTCGCCCGGCTTGAGCAGCGCGTGCATCGCCGCGGCGTTGGCCTGCGCGCCCGAGTGCGGCTGCACGTTCGCGAACGATGCTCCGAACAGTTCTTTGACCCGGTCGATCGCGAGCTGCTCGACGACGTCGACGTGCTCGCAGCCGCCGTAGTAGCGCTTGCCGGGGTAGCCCTCGGCGTACTTGTTCGTCAACACCGAACCCTGCGCCTGCAACACGGCCTGCGGCGCGAAGTTCTCCGACGCGATCATCTCCAGCGTGTTCTGCTGACGGCCGAGCTCAGCGCCCACAGCACTGGCCACCTCCGGATCCACGGCCGAAAGCTGGTCGTTGAACAGGTCCGGTGTCGACATGAGCAATTGCCTCCTGTGTTCGATCTGGGCTGCGCCGGAAAGGGTCCGGGCGGTCCTTTCGAGGTTCGTGGTGCCCGCGGGCGGTGCGGTCTCAGGCGGACCGGCGGTAGAACGGGGTCTCGACGACTTCCACGTCGATCGACTTGCCGCGGATGTCGACCTGCAGCGCGGTGCCGATCGCGCTGTGCGCGCGGTCCACGTAGGCCATCGCGATCGGGTGGCCCAGCGTCGGCGATGGTGCCCCGCTGGTCACTTCGCCGATCTCGGCGCCGTCGGTGTCGAGCACGCGGTAACCGTGCCTGGGGGCGCGGCGGGCGTCGGTGCGCAGACCCACGAGGGTGCGTTCCGTCGGCGCCTGCGCGACCTTCGCCAACGCCTCCTTGCCGACGAAGTCACCGGGCTTGTCCAGCTTCACGACGCGGCCGAGGTTCGCGTGGAACGGCGTCAGGGACGCGGAGAGCTCGTTGCCGTACAGCGGCATGCCCGCTTCCAGCCGCAGCGTGTCCCGGCAGGACAATCCGGCGGGGATGAGGCCGTGCGCGGCGCCGGAGTCGGTCAGCGCCCGCCACACGGCCGGTGCGTCGGCGGGCGAGGTGAACAGTTCGAAACCGTCCTCGCCGGTGTAGCCGGTGCGCGCCAGCAGCACGTCGGCGCCCGCGACCTCGCTGGGGTATCCGGCGAAGTACTTGACGCCGGACAGGTCGGTCGCGGTCAGCGGTGCCAGGATCTCCACGGCTTTCGGGCC harbors:
- the gcvT gene encoding glycine cleavage system aminomethyltransferase GcvT gives rise to the protein MTSSSPSLRETPLGEIHASLGAHFTEFAGWRMPVRYTGDTAEHQAVRTAAGLFDLSHMGEIRISGPQAAEALDYALVTKSSGITEGRARYTMLCNAEGGVLDDLIVYRLGEHEYLVVANAANAAVVSAELADRVSGFDATHQDVSDDYALIAVQGPKAVEILAPLTATDLSGVKYFAGYPSEVAGADVLLARTGYTGEDGFELFTSPADAPAVWRALTDSGAAHGLIPAGLSCRDTLRLEAGMPLYGNELSASLTPFHANLGRVVKLDKPGDFVGKEALAKVAQAPTERTLVGLRTDARRAPRHGYRVLDTDGAEIGEVTSGAPSPTLGHPIAMAYVDRAHSAIGTALQVDIRGKSIDVEVVETPFYRRSA
- the glyA gene encoding serine hydroxymethyltransferase; amino-acid sequence: MSTPDLFNDQLSAVDPEVASAVGAELGRQQNTLEMIASENFAPQAVLQAQGSVLTNKYAEGYPGKRYYGGCEHVDVVEQLAIDRVKELFGASFANVQPHSGAQANAAAMHALLKPGDTIMGLDLAHGGHLTHGMKINFSGKLYNVVPYHVREDDHRVDMDEVARLARENRPQLIVAGWSAYPRQLDFARFREIADEVGAYLMVDMAHFAGLVAAGLHPSPLPHAHVVTTTTHKTLGGPRGGVILSTSDEFAKKFNSAVFPGQQGGPLEHVIAGKAVLFKIAQTPEFADRQRRTVEGARILAERLLADDTAQAGVSLVSGGTDVHLVLVDLRNSELDGKQAEDRLHDIGITVNRNAVPNDPRPPMVTSGLRIGTPALATRGFGTTEFTEVADIIAQALHPTYNTETADKLRTRVEALATALPLYPNL